A genomic region of Micromonospora sp. NBRC 110009 contains the following coding sequences:
- a CDS encoding AAA family ATPase — protein sequence MWETPTVVLVSGIMAAGKSTVAELLARRLPRSVHLRGDVFRRMIVGGRAEMTAQLSDEALRQLRLRYDLAAAAADRYAAAGFTVVLQDVLLGADLPAMVDRIRHRPLAVVVLAPRAEVVAARERERPKQGYGDWPVADLDAEFRADTPPIGLWLDTSEQTPDETVDEILARAWTDGRIG from the coding sequence GTGTGGGAGACCCCGACGGTGGTGCTGGTCAGCGGAATCATGGCGGCCGGCAAGTCCACAGTGGCCGAGCTGCTGGCCCGGCGGCTACCCCGGTCGGTGCACCTGCGCGGCGACGTGTTCCGCCGGATGATCGTCGGCGGCCGGGCGGAGATGACCGCCCAGCTCTCCGACGAGGCGTTGCGCCAGCTCCGGCTCCGCTACGACCTGGCCGCCGCCGCGGCCGACCGCTACGCGGCGGCGGGCTTCACCGTGGTGCTCCAGGACGTGCTGCTCGGCGCGGACCTGCCGGCCATGGTCGACCGGATCCGGCACCGGCCGCTCGCGGTGGTGGTGCTCGCGCCCCGCGCCGAGGTGGTCGCCGCCCGCGAGCGGGAGCGGCCCAAGCAGGGGTACGGGGACTGGCCGGTCGCCGACCTGGACGCCGAGTTCCGGGCCGACACGCCCCCGATCGGGCTCTGGCTGGACACCTCCGAGCAGACCCCGGACGAGACGGTGGACGAGATCCTGGCCCGGGCGTGGACGGACGGCCGGATCGGGTAA
- a CDS encoding YbhB/YbcL family Raf kinase inhibitor-like protein has product MTLERPIAPDPYELLPTVPSFTLTSDDVHNGEPMDARYAHGSAGGENVSPQLSWSGFPDETKSFVVTCFDPDAPTGSGFWHWVLVDVPTSVTELPTGVKESDLGAAFSIRNDYGDTGYGGAAPPPGDRPHRYVFAVHAVDVERLDVGPSASAAYVGFNLAFHTLARAVIRPTYQIKE; this is encoded by the coding sequence ATGACCCTGGAACGACCGATCGCCCCGGACCCGTACGAGCTGCTGCCGACGGTGCCGTCGTTCACGCTGACCAGTGACGACGTGCACAACGGCGAGCCGATGGACGCGCGGTACGCGCACGGCAGCGCCGGCGGCGAGAACGTCTCCCCGCAGCTGTCCTGGTCCGGCTTCCCCGACGAGACCAAGAGCTTCGTGGTGACCTGCTTCGACCCGGACGCCCCGACCGGCAGCGGCTTCTGGCACTGGGTGCTGGTGGACGTGCCCACCTCGGTGACCGAGCTGCCCACCGGGGTGAAGGAGAGCGACCTGGGCGCCGCCTTCAGCATCCGCAACGACTACGGGGACACCGGCTACGGCGGCGCGGCCCCGCCGCCCGGCGACCGCCCGCACCGGTACGTCTTCGCGGTGCACGCGGTGGACGTGGAGCGCCTGGACGTCGGCCCGAGCGCCAGCGCGGCCTATGTCGGCTTCAACCTGGCGTTCCACACCCTCGCCCGGGCGGTCATCCGCCCGACGTACCAGATCAAGGAGTGA
- a CDS encoding class I SAM-dependent methyltransferase, translated as MAEITGDQRVQSEVLEGLATAVNHRRWFVELAVPYLGDNPIEIGSGLGDYALEWSEHLPRITATEADPDRLVRLKERLADRPGIEVRQMLLPHSERADYSAAVSYNVLEHIDDHVGALRSMRDLVRPGGAVIIIVPAFQFAMSPADIATGHVRRYTKKTLAAAMTEAGLTVEKIHYANALGLIGYFMATKVFRLMPKEGPMVKVYDSLVLPATKAAEQRLRPPFGQSVFAVARVPA; from the coding sequence ATGGCAGAAATCACTGGGGATCAGCGCGTCCAGTCGGAGGTGCTCGAGGGCCTGGCGACGGCGGTCAACCACCGCAGGTGGTTCGTCGAGCTTGCCGTGCCGTACCTCGGTGACAACCCCATCGAGATCGGCAGCGGGCTGGGCGACTACGCCCTGGAGTGGTCCGAGCACCTGCCCCGGATCACCGCGACCGAGGCGGACCCGGACCGGCTGGTCCGGCTCAAGGAGCGGCTGGCCGACCGACCGGGCATCGAGGTCCGGCAGATGCTGCTGCCGCACTCCGAGCGCGCCGACTACAGCGCGGCCGTCTCCTACAACGTGCTGGAGCACATCGACGACCACGTGGGCGCGCTACGCAGCATGCGCGACCTGGTCCGGCCCGGCGGCGCCGTGATCATCATCGTGCCGGCGTTCCAGTTCGCGATGAGCCCGGCCGACATCGCCACCGGCCACGTCCGCCGCTACACCAAGAAGACCCTGGCCGCGGCGATGACCGAGGCCGGGCTCACCGTGGAGAAGATCCACTACGCGAACGCCCTCGGCCTGATCGGCTACTTCATGGCCACCAAGGTCTTCCGGCTGATGCCGAAGGAGGGCCCGATGGTGAAGGTCTACGACAGCCTGGTCCTGCCCGCCACCAAGGCGGCCGAGCAGCGGCTGCGCCCACCGTTCGGCCAGTCCGTCTTCGCCGTCGCCCGCGTCCCGGCCTGA
- a CDS encoding glycosyltransferase family protein: MTTPESDAGRGDAVEGGPDEGERPGRERWIDGAAVLSFVLLAFWVTARFWTNPDAGVRDNRTDQAQFEWMMAHGARVVTDFAYPFTSDRMNVPDGVNLMANTSVLSISLPMTPITVLFGPSKAFLVFLALGMAATGVAWYFVLSRVLIGARAPAWLGAGFCAFAPAMVSHANAHPNIVGQFVVPLIVWRTLRLARPRRWLRNGVLLGVLIVWQAFLNLEILLMTAIGLGVVVAALAIGRPETRRAARPFCAGLGVAAVVAGALLAYPLYVQFFGPGAYQGLSRLIRGYRTDLASFVAWSRESLAGDARGSVWLAKNATEENAFFGWPLVVLVVALVWWLRRSVVVLGLAAVGLVFALFSLGREIRLDGHDTGIPGPWAVLEDLPILHSVVPTRWSLALTPIIGILLALGADHARRLARRHPAARPQIRFATATVLTMALLPILPTPLPAVRLEPTPAFVTSGAWRPYLAGGRSVVTLPLPDTTYADPLRWSAETRLAMPLARGYFLYPDTRPGAGRVALFSAPPRPTSTFFHTIRTTGGVPPITPQDRVAAVDDLRYWRAGAVILDPRVRQADALARGMSELTGLEPRFTGGVWLWDVRPLVD, encoded by the coding sequence ATGACTACTCCTGAATCGGACGCCGGCCGGGGCGACGCCGTCGAGGGCGGGCCCGACGAGGGCGAACGGCCGGGGCGGGAGCGGTGGATCGACGGTGCCGCCGTGCTCAGCTTCGTGCTGCTCGCGTTCTGGGTGACCGCCCGGTTCTGGACGAACCCCGACGCCGGGGTGCGGGACAACCGCACCGACCAGGCGCAGTTCGAGTGGATGATGGCGCATGGTGCACGGGTCGTGACCGATTTTGCCTACCCTTTCACGTCGGACCGGATGAATGTGCCGGACGGCGTCAATCTCATGGCAAATACGTCCGTATTATCCATTTCTTTGCCAATGACGCCCATCACCGTCCTGTTCGGCCCGAGTAAGGCATTCCTGGTCTTTCTCGCCCTCGGCATGGCTGCCACTGGCGTCGCCTGGTATTTCGTCCTATCCCGGGTGCTGATCGGCGCCCGGGCACCGGCCTGGCTCGGGGCCGGATTCTGCGCCTTCGCGCCGGCGATGGTCTCGCACGCCAACGCCCACCCCAACATCGTCGGCCAGTTCGTGGTGCCGCTGATCGTCTGGCGGACGCTGCGGCTGGCCCGACCGCGCCGCTGGCTGCGCAACGGCGTCCTGCTCGGGGTGTTGATCGTCTGGCAGGCGTTCCTCAACCTGGAGATCCTGCTGATGACGGCGATCGGGCTGGGCGTGGTGGTGGCCGCGCTCGCCATCGGTCGACCGGAGACGCGCCGAGCGGCCCGACCCTTCTGCGCCGGACTGGGGGTGGCCGCCGTCGTCGCCGGGGCGCTGCTCGCCTACCCGCTGTACGTGCAGTTCTTCGGGCCCGGGGCGTACCAGGGACTGTCCCGGCTGATCCGGGGCTACCGCACCGACCTCGCCTCGTTCGTCGCCTGGTCCCGGGAGTCGCTGGCCGGGGACGCCCGGGGCAGCGTCTGGCTGGCCAAGAACGCCACTGAGGAGAACGCCTTCTTCGGCTGGCCGCTCGTCGTCCTGGTGGTCGCGCTGGTGTGGTGGCTGCGGCGCAGCGTCGTGGTGCTCGGCCTGGCCGCGGTCGGCCTCGTGTTCGCCCTGTTCTCCCTCGGCCGGGAGATCCGGCTCGACGGGCACGACACCGGCATCCCCGGCCCGTGGGCCGTGCTGGAGGACCTGCCGATCCTGCACTCGGTGGTGCCCACCCGCTGGTCGCTGGCGCTCACCCCGATCATCGGGATCCTGCTCGCGCTCGGCGCGGACCACGCCCGCCGGTTGGCCCGTCGCCATCCGGCCGCCCGCCCGCAGATCCGGTTCGCCACCGCGACCGTGCTGACCATGGCGCTGCTGCCGATCCTGCCCACCCCGCTCCCCGCGGTGCGCCTCGAGCCGACGCCCGCCTTCGTCACCTCCGGGGCCTGGCGGCCCTACCTGGCCGGCGGGCGGAGCGTCGTGACCCTGCCGCTGCCCGACACCACCTACGCCGACCCGCTGCGCTGGTCCGCCGAGACCCGGCTGGCGATGCCGCTGGCCCGGGGCTACTTCCTCTACCCGGACACCCGGCCCGGCGCCGGCCGGGTGGCGCTCTTCTCCGCGCCGCCCCGCCCCACCAGCACCTTCTTCCACACGATCCGCACCACCGGCGGGGTGCCGCCGATCACGCCGCAGGACCGGGTGGCCGCCGTGGACGACCTGCGCTACTGGCGGGCGGGCGCGGTGATCCTCGACCCCCGGGTGCGGCAGGCCGATGCGCTGGCGCGGGGCATGTCCGAGCTGACCGGCCTCGAGCCGAGGTTCACCGGCGGCGTCTGGCTCTGGGACGTCCGGCCGCTGGTCGACTGA
- a CDS encoding IucA/IucC family C-terminal-domain containing protein, which translates to MPRRDTATPLAPVTTTLRAMFGTDDLPGLAPGLLVTTDEARWSPATRLVDGTLLPEFLRAATRRFGGTPHACAALAWKSYSYWTALPVVLGWASARRVPLLDPADVLVHFEDHHQLLTLGLRSSTTIAVLPGDPLALAGHPDVRVVADEAALLDALRASLLDAHFAPLIAAIQTEVRLGTRTLLGSVASGISHGILRASDALPGSAAASIGTLLDALDLSDLVELVPGPAGEPTVQRRTCCLAFTLPRPKICQGCCLRPA; encoded by the coding sequence ATGCCGAGGCGGGACACCGCCACGCCGCTCGCCCCGGTGACCACCACCCTGCGCGCCATGTTCGGCACCGACGACCTGCCCGGGCTCGCCCCCGGCCTGCTGGTCACGACCGACGAGGCCCGCTGGTCACCGGCGACCCGGCTGGTCGACGGCACGCTGCTGCCCGAGTTCCTGCGGGCCGCGACCCGGCGCTTCGGCGGCACGCCGCACGCCTGCGCCGCGCTGGCCTGGAAGTCGTACAGCTACTGGACCGCGCTGCCGGTGGTGCTCGGCTGGGCGTCGGCCCGGCGGGTGCCGCTGCTCGACCCCGCCGACGTGCTGGTCCACTTCGAGGACCATCACCAGCTGCTCACCCTGGGCCTGCGCAGCTCGACCACGATCGCCGTGCTGCCCGGTGACCCGCTGGCCCTGGCCGGTCACCCGGACGTCCGGGTGGTCGCCGACGAGGCGGCGCTGCTCGACGCGCTGCGCGCCTCGCTCCTCGACGCCCACTTCGCCCCGCTGATCGCGGCCATCCAGACGGAGGTCCGGCTCGGCACGCGTACGCTGCTCGGCTCGGTCGCCTCCGGCATCTCGCACGGCATCCTGCGCGCCTCGGACGCGCTCCCCGGCTCCGCCGCCGCCAGCATCGGCACCCTGCTCGACGCCCTCGACCTGAGCGACCTGGTGGAGCTGGTGCCCGGCCCGGCCGGTGAGCCGACGGTGCAGCGGCGTACCTGCTGCCTCGCCTTCACGCTGCCCCGGCCGAAGATCTGCCAGGGCTGCTGCCTTCGCCCGGCCTGA
- a CDS encoding peptide deformylase, which translates to MSTSPIERAAESFAAELVRHRTGRGLSKKQLATLMGFDPSYVSHVEGRRHRPTEDFARRAEAVLEASGAIWQRFREYDELRHGRSGGAHREPPVPGQWLPPGTGLVVERETATLTHTDEGYHCVIRRELYNAGTEPVTRYLIRVAVDRYPNDPGRSNRHHREHPLTFAELQLAAYRDDGGGREPMHWRAKHDRDASKEIWLLFENTEGRFPLYPGDRVTIEYAYRVGRDKWGPWFQRAVRLPTRHLAVRLDLPVDLDPKVWGMETSLSSEEGPLRTPIQRHDRSGRAIFDWATDDPPLNARYRLQWRFRGLPPDAEPDGTGPGVRIRASDRMRGIGIVQRGDDLLRQPARQFDLPREEHAAREVIDRLSAALTRLDELHPFNKGVGIAAPQLGLGWAAALVRPADRAAEPVVLLNPRVVDTAGETDEQYEGCLSFFDHRGLVPRPLRIDVEHAQWNGGRVITSFEYAMARLVAHEIDHLEGRLYVDRMAPGVPLVPVEEYRHTGRPWRY; encoded by the coding sequence ATGTCGACCTCCCCCATCGAGCGTGCCGCCGAGTCGTTCGCGGCTGAACTCGTCCGGCACCGCACCGGCCGTGGGCTGTCCAAGAAGCAGTTGGCGACCCTGATGGGCTTCGACCCGTCCTACGTCAGCCACGTCGAAGGGCGCCGGCACCGGCCCACCGAGGACTTCGCCCGCCGCGCCGAGGCCGTCCTGGAGGCCAGCGGCGCGATCTGGCAGCGCTTCCGGGAGTACGACGAGCTGCGGCACGGCCGCTCCGGCGGGGCCCACCGCGAGCCGCCCGTCCCCGGCCAGTGGCTGCCGCCCGGCACCGGGCTGGTGGTGGAGCGGGAAACCGCGACCCTCACCCACACCGACGAGGGCTACCACTGCGTGATCCGGCGGGAGCTCTACAACGCCGGCACCGAGCCGGTCACCCGCTACCTGATCCGGGTCGCGGTGGACCGCTACCCCAACGACCCCGGCCGCTCCAACCGGCACCACCGGGAACACCCGCTCACCTTCGCCGAGCTGCAACTGGCGGCGTACCGCGACGACGGGGGCGGGCGCGAGCCGATGCACTGGCGGGCCAAGCACGACCGGGACGCGTCCAAGGAGATCTGGCTGCTCTTCGAGAACACCGAGGGACGCTTCCCGCTCTACCCCGGCGACCGGGTCACCATCGAGTACGCGTACCGGGTCGGCCGGGACAAGTGGGGCCCCTGGTTCCAGCGGGCCGTCCGCCTGCCCACCCGCCACCTCGCCGTCCGGCTCGACCTGCCCGTGGACCTCGACCCGAAGGTGTGGGGGATGGAGACCTCCCTCTCCTCCGAGGAGGGGCCGCTGCGTACCCCGATCCAACGCCACGACCGGAGCGGCCGGGCCATCTTCGACTGGGCCACCGACGACCCGCCGCTGAACGCCCGCTACCGGCTCCAGTGGCGGTTCCGCGGCCTGCCCCCGGACGCCGAACCCGACGGCACCGGCCCGGGCGTCCGGATCCGGGCGAGCGACCGGATGCGCGGCATCGGCATCGTGCAACGCGGCGACGACCTGCTCCGCCAGCCCGCCCGTCAGTTCGACCTGCCGCGCGAGGAACACGCGGCCCGGGAGGTCATCGACCGGCTCTCCGCCGCCCTGACCCGCCTCGACGAGCTGCACCCGTTCAACAAGGGGGTCGGCATCGCCGCACCGCAGCTCGGGCTGGGCTGGGCCGCCGCCCTGGTCCGCCCCGCCGACCGGGCCGCCGAGCCGGTCGTCCTGCTCAACCCGCGGGTGGTCGACACCGCCGGCGAGACCGACGAGCAGTACGAAGGCTGCCTCTCCTTCTTCGACCACCGCGGCCTGGTGCCCCGGCCCCTCCGGATCGACGTCGAGCACGCGCAGTGGAACGGCGGCCGGGTCATCACGTCCTTCGAGTACGCCATGGCCCGCCTGGTCGCCCATGAGATCGACCACCTGGAGGGGCGCCTCTACGTCGACCGGATGGCCCCGGGCGTGCCCCTGGTGCCGGTCGAGGAATACCGCCACACCGGCCGCCCCTGGCGCTACTGA
- a CDS encoding globin domain-containing protein, producing MENFARLLKESWALVEDDRDQLSGHFYARLFLLDPALRGLFPVQMNGQGHRILDAIVTATQTVGDPESFDGYLRALGRDHRKYHVEAAHYETMGVALLDALRSTAGDGWNLEYDQVWREAYASISERMLAGATADENPPFWHAEVLTHERHGPDTAVLTVRALQHPLPWQAGQYVSIEVPRYHPRVWRTYSVANAPNDDNVLEFHVRTPAGAAGWVSGALVRRTKPGDLLRVAAPMGSMTLDRTSTRDVLCVAGGVGLAPIKALVEELTGFNRTRWVHVFYGARRPAELYGLPGLEELVTGHPWLSVTPACSDDLEFDGELGDISDVVTRYGPWTAHDCYVSGSAPMVRATLRALAADEVPPGNIRYDTFGNL from the coding sequence GTGGAGAACTTCGCGCGGCTGCTGAAGGAGAGCTGGGCCCTGGTGGAGGACGACCGGGACCAGCTCAGCGGCCACTTCTACGCCCGGTTGTTCCTCCTCGACCCCGCGCTGCGCGGGCTGTTCCCGGTGCAGATGAACGGGCAGGGCCACCGGATCCTGGACGCGATCGTCACCGCCACCCAGACGGTCGGCGATCCGGAGAGCTTCGACGGGTACCTTCGCGCGCTGGGTCGGGACCACCGCAAGTACCACGTCGAGGCGGCGCACTACGAGACCATGGGGGTCGCCCTGCTGGACGCGCTGCGCAGCACCGCGGGGGACGGCTGGAACCTGGAGTACGACCAGGTGTGGCGGGAGGCGTACGCGAGCATCTCGGAACGGATGCTCGCCGGCGCGACGGCGGACGAGAACCCGCCGTTCTGGCACGCCGAGGTGCTGACCCACGAGCGGCACGGGCCGGACACCGCCGTACTGACCGTCCGCGCCCTCCAGCACCCGCTGCCCTGGCAGGCCGGTCAGTACGTCAGCATCGAGGTGCCCCGCTACCACCCGCGGGTGTGGCGGACGTACTCGGTGGCGAACGCCCCGAACGACGACAACGTGCTGGAGTTCCACGTCCGGACGCCGGCCGGCGCGGCGGGCTGGGTGTCCGGGGCGCTGGTCCGCCGGACCAAGCCGGGTGACCTGCTACGGGTGGCCGCGCCGATGGGGTCGATGACGCTGGACCGGACGTCCACCCGCGACGTCCTCTGCGTGGCCGGCGGGGTGGGGCTGGCGCCGATCAAGGCGCTGGTGGAGGAGCTGACCGGCTTCAACCGGACCCGCTGGGTGCACGTCTTCTACGGGGCCCGCCGGCCGGCGGAGCTGTACGGCCTGCCCGGCCTGGAGGAGTTGGTGACCGGCCACCCGTGGCTGTCGGTGACCCCCGCGTGCAGCGACGACCTGGAGTTCGACGGCGAGTTGGGCGACATCTCCGACGTGGTCACCCGGTACGGCCCGTGGACCGCGCACGACTGCTACGTCTCCGGCTCGGCCCCGATGGTCCGCGCCACCCTGCGCGCGCTGGCCGCGGACGAGGTCCCGCCGGGCAACATCCGATACGACACCTTCGGCAACCTGTAG
- a CDS encoding CPBP family intramembrane glutamic endopeptidase, with translation MTVDEITRPVSRGTLGTETLLVLGLSLGQSAVYALVSLIAKLTAAGPLAKQTASLNTSASARPYLDLTYQLLGICFALLPVLLAVHLLARDPGDPARTLGVDLRRPGSDLARGAGLAALIGLPGLALFWAAAQLGINATLVPAALPHLWWAVPVLILAAVQNAVLEEVIVVGYLVTRLGQLRWRLGAVVAASAVLRGSYHLYQGFGAFVGNAVMGVIFSLFFLRTRRVAPLIVAHTLLDVIAFVGYALLPRSWFGWL, from the coding sequence GTGACGGTTGACGAGATCACCCGCCCGGTGTCCCGCGGGACCCTGGGCACCGAGACGCTGCTGGTGCTCGGTCTCTCCCTCGGCCAGTCGGCGGTCTACGCCCTGGTCTCGCTGATCGCCAAGCTGACCGCCGCCGGCCCGCTCGCCAAGCAGACCGCCTCGCTCAACACGTCGGCGTCGGCCCGGCCCTACCTCGACCTGACGTACCAGCTCCTGGGGATCTGCTTCGCGCTGCTGCCGGTGCTGCTCGCCGTACACCTGCTGGCGCGCGACCCGGGCGACCCGGCCCGGACGCTCGGGGTGGACCTGCGCCGGCCCGGGTCGGACCTGGCCCGGGGCGCGGGCCTGGCGGCGCTGATCGGCCTGCCCGGGCTGGCGCTGTTCTGGGCGGCGGCACAGCTCGGGATCAACGCCACCCTGGTCCCGGCCGCCCTGCCGCACCTCTGGTGGGCGGTGCCGGTGCTGATCCTCGCCGCCGTGCAGAACGCCGTGCTGGAGGAGGTGATCGTGGTCGGTTACCTGGTCACCCGGCTCGGGCAGCTACGGTGGCGGCTCGGCGCGGTGGTCGCGGCCAGCGCGGTGCTGCGCGGCTCGTACCACCTCTACCAGGGCTTCGGCGCGTTCGTCGGCAACGCCGTGATGGGCGTGATCTTCAGCCTGTTCTTCCTGCGTACCCGGCGGGTGGCCCCGCTGATCGTCGCGCACACCCTGCTCGACGTGATCGCCTTCGTCGGCTATGCGCTCCTGCCCCGGTCCTGGTTCGGCTGGCTCTGA
- a CDS encoding site-specific integrase, translated as MSHSVKRIKERHPAAGRRTCLVVSELKTRRSRRTLYLTPQLVELLRRHRARQAEERLAAGEAWQDHGLIFPSEVGTPLDPDNFSHRLSALCRRAGLGHWHPHELRHSGASLMLAQGTPLHVVSEVLGHTSIAITKDVYGHLMKGDRRSAAEAMSRALFGQ; from the coding sequence GTGTCGCACAGCGTCAAGCGGATCAAGGAGCGCCATCCGGCGGCCGGCCGGCGAACCTGCCTGGTAGTCAGCGAACTCAAGACCCGCCGCTCACGGCGAACCCTCTACCTCACACCCCAGCTGGTGGAGCTGCTGCGCCGGCACCGGGCTCGGCAGGCTGAGGAACGGCTGGCAGCCGGCGAGGCATGGCAGGACCACGGCCTGATCTTTCCGAGCGAGGTTGGCACACCGCTGGATCCGGACAACTTCTCCCATCGGCTTTCGGCGCTGTGCAGGCGCGCCGGACTCGGGCATTGGCACCCGCACGAGCTTCGCCATTCCGGAGCCTCATTGATGCTGGCTCAGGGCACCCCGCTGCACGTCGTCTCGGAAGTGCTCGGACACACGTCAATCGCGATCACCAAGGATGTGTACGGGCACCTGATGAAAGGCGACCGCCGCTCGGCTGCGGAGGCCATGTCCCGTGCCCTGTTCGGGCAATGA
- a CDS encoding PadR family transcriptional regulator, which translates to MTEYFVVMTIREQSYFALAALMDGPLHGYAIIKRAEELSGGRVRMAAGTLYAALDRLSAEGLLRVVDEEVVNGRARRYYNLTDEGVAVLRAEADRMIQAARVVTDRPALRVRAVRPA; encoded by the coding sequence GTGACTGAGTATTTTGTCGTCATGACTATCCGCGAACAGAGCTATTTTGCGCTCGCCGCGCTGATGGACGGCCCACTGCACGGATACGCGATCATCAAGCGCGCCGAGGAGTTGTCGGGCGGTCGGGTACGCATGGCGGCCGGCACGCTCTATGCGGCGCTGGACCGGCTCAGCGCCGAAGGGCTTCTCCGCGTCGTCGACGAGGAGGTAGTCAACGGTCGGGCCCGGCGCTACTACAACCTCACGGACGAGGGCGTTGCCGTGCTTCGCGCCGAGGCCGATCGGATGATCCAGGCTGCGCGCGTCGTAACCGACCGGCCGGCGCTGCGCGTTCGGGCGGTGAGGCCGGCATGA
- a CDS encoding VOC family protein, giving the protein MATRLVQINMKARDDSALGGFWAELLGWGVSSEGPGVTNLEPEGFVYPDPVAVCLDLIVSPEPKTVKNRVHVDLATTSADHQAELVTRLKDLGATPADVGQGDVPWTVMADPEGNEFCVLDPRPLYRDTGPIAAVVVDCADPRAMARFWGKAMDWTLHEVTDHNAVLRSAKGVGPYLQFIRTPDVKTVWNRVHLDVRPYPGDDLEAEAVRLRTLGATAIDLDHDVPWTVLADPEGNEFCLLAPA; this is encoded by the coding sequence ATGGCAACGCGGCTTGTGCAAATCAACATGAAGGCTCGGGACGACTCCGCGCTGGGCGGTTTCTGGGCGGAGCTGCTCGGCTGGGGAGTGTCCAGCGAGGGACCCGGGGTGACCAACCTCGAACCCGAGGGCTTCGTCTACCCCGACCCCGTCGCTGTCTGCCTTGACCTCATCGTCTCCCCGGAACCCAAGACGGTGAAGAACCGCGTGCACGTCGACCTCGCCACCACGTCGGCGGACCATCAGGCGGAGCTGGTCACGCGCCTGAAGGATCTCGGCGCAACACCGGCCGACGTAGGCCAGGGCGACGTGCCATGGACGGTCATGGCCGACCCTGAGGGCAACGAGTTCTGCGTGCTGGACCCCCGACCGCTCTACCGAGACACCGGACCGATCGCCGCGGTGGTGGTCGACTGCGCGGATCCGCGAGCCATGGCCCGCTTCTGGGGCAAGGCCATGGACTGGACCCTGCACGAGGTGACCGACCACAACGCGGTACTGCGCTCCGCCAAGGGTGTCGGCCCATATCTGCAGTTCATCCGCACACCCGACGTGAAGACCGTGTGGAACCGCGTCCATCTCGACGTCCGCCCATACCCGGGTGACGACCTGGAGGCCGAGGCGGTCAGACTGCGGACTCTCGGCGCCACCGCGATCGACCTGGACCACGATGTCCCGTGGACGGTCCTCGCCGACCCCGAAGGCAACGAGTTCTGCCTCCTCGCCCCAGCCTGA
- a CDS encoding NAD-dependent epimerase/dehydratase family protein, protein MRVLVAGATGAMGKELVPRLVDAGHQVFAMIRSESNKARASQLGAVPVIADALDRAQVEAAVRQATPEVIVNQLTAIGHVDTRHFERSFAATDRLRIEGTDNLLAAARATGVRRFVAQSNGAFTYTRTGGPVKNEQDPLDRSPVGQMAPMIAAIEHLEKAVLGAAWTEGIVLRYGAFYGPGTSMAPGSEQLEMIRKRKFPVVGDGGGVWSFVHIADAAEATVAAVENGGRGVYNIVDDDPSPVAEWLPELAAMLGAKKPMRVPRFIGRLAAGQAGVVLMTELRGASNAKAKRELGWHPTHPTWRQGLQIMA, encoded by the coding sequence ATGAGGGTGCTGGTGGCAGGAGCGACCGGAGCGATGGGCAAGGAACTGGTGCCGCGTCTGGTCGATGCGGGACACCAGGTGTTCGCCATGATCCGCAGCGAATCCAACAAGGCCAGGGCATCACAGCTGGGCGCGGTACCGGTCATCGCCGACGCGCTGGATCGCGCCCAGGTTGAGGCGGCCGTGCGCCAGGCGACCCCCGAGGTGATCGTTAACCAGTTGACCGCCATCGGGCACGTCGACACCCGCCATTTTGAACGCAGCTTCGCCGCCACCGACCGGCTGCGGATCGAGGGCACCGACAACCTGCTCGCGGCCGCACGCGCCACAGGAGTACGACGGTTCGTCGCCCAGAGCAACGGCGCTTTCACCTACACGCGGACCGGCGGGCCGGTCAAGAACGAACAAGACCCCCTGGATCGCTCACCGGTCGGCCAGATGGCCCCGATGATCGCCGCGATCGAGCACTTGGAGAAGGCCGTGCTGGGCGCCGCCTGGACCGAAGGGATCGTGCTGCGCTACGGCGCGTTCTACGGACCCGGCACCTCCATGGCGCCAGGCTCCGAGCAACTTGAGATGATCCGCAAACGCAAGTTCCCGGTCGTCGGCGACGGCGGCGGCGTGTGGTCGTTCGTCCACATCGCCGACGCCGCCGAGGCCACGGTCGCAGCGGTGGAGAACGGCGGCCGCGGCGTCTACAACATCGTCGATGACGACCCCTCCCCGGTCGCCGAATGGCTGCCGGAACTGGCAGCGATGCTGGGCGCCAAGAAACCGATGCGCGTACCACGGTTCATCGGACGGCTGGCCGCCGGACAGGCCGGCGTCGTGCTCATGACCGAACTGCGGGGCGCATCCAACGCCAAGGCCAAGCGCGAACTGGGCTGGCACCCGACACACCCCACCTGGCGCCAAGGCCTCCAGATTATGGCGTGA